A single genomic interval of Puntigrus tetrazona isolate hp1 chromosome 1, ASM1883169v1, whole genome shotgun sequence harbors:
- the slc43a3a gene encoding solute carrier family 43 member 3a yields the protein MLGCKGSSGTGVRYKLTLATGLLECLCFAGVVFGWASLVFVLKTDGYFSDLCINATDTNGKPGTDCGLQDENFSLVFTVASFMNNFLTLPNGFFYDHFGTMATRFLAIFLYTTGTLIVALSSKALSILLFPALSFVAVGGILFLMTNMQVGNLFDSHRSTIITVYNGAFDSSSVIFLIIKVLYERGVSLRSSFLFLSACNIIHLLRTLFLMPKSHIPYPITEDYKYGLSCAKSHSYNVEQHEAEPEMRSDRGRGVADEPLQSDTLQLTENSEKDSFKSCVLSWFFLWHLIWLSVMQLRHYFFIGTLNPMLDRLANQDPDIVSEYTNAFAFTQFCGVLCAPWNGLLMDRHKGKPLDPGVSEREADLRSSVLSLLLTSLQCLLFSVCASIPFLPLQYLTFILQVLNRSFLYGGNAAFISIAFPARHFGKLYGLVMSLSAVVSLLQYPCFALNKVLEGDPFYVNIILTVLTLLAFIHPVYVFRHCRELAKQRENYKLNISEASIQETSMY from the exons ATGCTGGGATGCAAGGGATCATCTGGGACCGGGGTGAGATACAAGCTGACTCTGGCTACAGGACTGCTGGAGTGCTTGTGTTTTGCCGGAGTCGTGTTTGGTTGGGCGTCTCTCGTGTTTGTCCTGAAGACAGATGGCTACTTCAGCGATTTGTGCATCAATGCAACAGACACTAATGGAAAACCTGGCACAG aCTGCGGCCTGCAAGATGAGAATTTCTCATTGGTTTTCACCGTGGCCTCCTTCATGAACAACTTTCTCACTCTGCCCAACGGATTCTTCTACGACCATTTCGGCACGATGGCAACGCGATTTTTGGCTAT ATTTCTTTATACCACTGGCACTCTTATTGTGGCGTTGTCCAGTAAAG CTCTCTCGATCTTGCTTTTTCCTGCTCTTTCCTTCGTAGCGGTGGGaggtattttatttctaatgacAAATATGCAG GTGGGGAACCTTTTTGACTCTCATAGATCAACAATTATTACAGTCTATAATGGGGCCTTTGACTCTTCATCAGTTATCTTTCTTATCATCAag GTGCTTTATGAGAGAGGGGTTTCTCTTCGCTCCTCATTTCTCTTCCTGTCAGCCTGTAATATCATTCATCTCCTCCGGACTCTTTTCCTTATGCCTAAATCACACATTCCCTATCCCATCACAGAAGACTACAAATATGG GCTGAGCTGTGCCAAATCACATAGCTACAACGTTGAACAGCACGAGGCAGAGCCAGAGATGAGATCAGACAGAGGCAGAGGTGTAGCTGATGAGCCACTACAGTCTGACACACTACAGCTAACAGAAAACTCTGAGAAAG ACAGTTTTAAGAGCTGTGTTCTGTCCTGGTTCTTCCTGTGGCACCTCATATGGCTGTCAGTCATGCAGCTGCGCCATTATTTCTTCATTGGAACTCTGAATCCAATGCTCGACAGACTGGCAAACCAAGACCCGGACATTG TGAGTGAGTACACCAATGCGTTTGCTTTCACACAGTTCTGTGGCGTTCTCTGTGCTCCCTGGAATGGGCTGCTAATGGACAGACACAAAGGAAAGCCCCTAGATCCAG GTGTGTCAGAACGGGAAGCAGACCTGCGCTCGTCCGTTCTGTCTCTCCTCCTCACCTCTCTGCAGTGCCTGTTGTTCTCCGTCTGTGCAAGCATTCCCTTCCTCCCTCTCCAGTACCTCACGTTCATCCTTCAGGTCCTTAACCGCTCTTTTCTGTACGGAGGGAATGCTGCATTCATCAGCATAGC GTTCCCAGCTCGTCATTTTGGAAAGCTGTATGGTCTGGTGATGTCTCTATCGGCTGTGGTGTCATTGCTGCAGTATCCCTGCTTCGCCCTCAACAAAGTTCTTGAAGGAGACCCCTTCTAT GTGAACATCATCTTGACTGTCCTGACTCTGCTGGCCTTCATTCATCCTGTCTATGTGTTTCGTCACTGCAGAGAGCTGGCAAAACAGCGAGAGAAttacaaactaaatatttcagaaGCCTCCATACAGGAAACAtcaatgtattaa
- the cabp2a gene encoding calcium-binding protein 2a isoform X1, translated as MSMEAGSMETIEVPQDKIVKKGSFRKKIEKLRRWSTSSGGGSFKRPPKTKTLSLNSPTDPDTEPLRVETERRKLRPIVASVFGQDRDLRPEEIEELKEAFREFDKDKDGFISCKDLGECMRTMGYMPTEMELIELSQQICGGRVDFEDFVDLMGPKMLAETADMIGVKELRDAFREFDSDGDGQISLAELREAMKKLMGEQLNHREIDEILRDVDLNGDGQVDFEEFVRMMSR; from the exons ATGTCAATGGAAGCAGGCAGCATGGAAACCATTGAGGTTCCTCAAGACAAGATTGTCAAAAAG GGGTCCTTCAGGAAGAAGATAGAGAAGCTGAGGAGATGGAGCACCTCTTCAGGCGGCGGCAGCTTCAAACGGCCGCCCAAAACCAAAACCCTGAGTCTGAACTCACCCACCGACCCTGACACAGAGCCCCTCAGAGTAGAGACGGAGCGCAGGAAACTCAGACCCATTGTGGCATCCGTCTTTGGTCAG GACAGAGATCTACGGCCAGAGGAAATTGAAG AGTTAAAAGAAGCCTTCAGAGAATTTGACAAAGACAAGGACGGCTTCATTAGCTGTAAGGATCTGGGGGAGTGCATGAGGACGATGGGCTACATGCCCACAGAAATGGAGCTGATTGAACTCAGTCAGCAGATCT GTGGTGGTAGAGTGGACTTCGAGGACTTTGTAGACCTGATGGGTCCAAAGATGCTGGCTGAGACAGCAGACATGATCGGAGTGAAAGAACTGAGAGATGCTTTTAGAGAG TTTGACTCCGACGGTGATGGTCAGATCAGTCTGGCCGAACTGAGGGAAGCCATGAAGAAGCTGATGGGAGAGCAGCTCAACCACAGAGAGATTGATGAGATCCTCAGGGATGTTGACCTCAATGGAGACGGGCAGGTTGACTTTGAAG AGTTTGTCCGAATGATGTCTCGCTAA
- the cabp2a gene encoding calcium-binding protein 2a isoform X2: MMGAKPSKRSSMKKGVPPLEGSGLPLASAMLGGSGDAAAEDEDDEELGQQFEEPICALVQNCTMLHNIVGPACIFLRQSFAQAQLDRDLRPEEIEELKEAFREFDKDKDGFISCKDLGECMRTMGYMPTEMELIELSQQICGGRVDFEDFVDLMGPKMLAETADMIGVKELRDAFREFDSDGDGQISLAELREAMKKLMGEQLNHREIDEILRDVDLNGDGQVDFEEFVRMMSR, encoded by the exons ATGATGGGAGCGAAGCCATCTAAAAGAAGCAGCATGAAGAAG GGGGTCCCGCCCCTGGAAGGCAGTGGTCTGCCATTGGCATCCGCCATGTTAGGAGGCAGCGGTGATGCGGCAgctgaggatgaggatgatgaagagtTGGGCCAGCAGTTTGAGGAGCCGATATGTGCTCTGGTTCAGAACTGTACCATGCTACACAACATCGTGGGCCCAGCCTGCATCTTTCTCCGACAAAGCTTCGCTCAGGCTCAACtc GACAGAGATCTACGGCCAGAGGAAATTGAAG AGTTAAAAGAAGCCTTCAGAGAATTTGACAAAGACAAGGACGGCTTCATTAGCTGTAAGGATCTGGGGGAGTGCATGAGGACGATGGGCTACATGCCCACAGAAATGGAGCTGATTGAACTCAGTCAGCAGATCT GTGGTGGTAGAGTGGACTTCGAGGACTTTGTAGACCTGATGGGTCCAAAGATGCTGGCTGAGACAGCAGACATGATCGGAGTGAAAGAACTGAGAGATGCTTTTAGAGAG TTTGACTCCGACGGTGATGGTCAGATCAGTCTGGCCGAACTGAGGGAAGCCATGAAGAAGCTGATGGGAGAGCAGCTCAACCACAGAGAGATTGATGAGATCCTCAGGGATGTTGACCTCAATGGAGACGGGCAGGTTGACTTTGAAG AGTTTGTCCGAATGATGTCTCGCTAA
- the LOC122345104 gene encoding prostaglandin D2 receptor 2: protein MTSSFPPNSTLSAASELQCPLLQTMSSHTLNKDTGMNLAVVSVHGVVSTLGILENGLVLWVLGFRLRHKTVAAVWVLNLALSDFLTTLTLPLFTHYLAMNHSWELGGTLCAAQASIFFLNMFVSAFLLAVISLDRCLMVTKPVWTQNHRTVSAAWKICGLGWAWAMVNAIPYFMFRSVVEKKDGRKLCYHNFALYSSLNALHRDCKVRQVTTAVSKVLLAFVVPLTVIAVSYTSIVLELRARRKRLERQRQGGSKGKQRSLKLFRSLSSSDRQNRVHLSESFMKMVVSVIATFILCWVPYHVFCLLEVMAQYKTEIVELVEVYLPVVTTFTFLNSVLNPIIYTFSCPNFCTRIRQSLGALFEGLVEEAGPIVWVTERIRRKDSLFPSSPNSPTPTKVTRIQQGFINLSGFKNRPTNEGERDDKM from the coding sequence ATGACTTCCTCATTCCCTCCTAATTCCACCCTCAGTGCAGCCTCAGAGCTCCAGTGCCCTCTTCTGCAAACAATGAGCTCTCACACCTTAAACAAAGACACTGGCATGAACCTGGCAGTGGTGAGCGTTCACGGTGTGGTATCCACTCTCGGGATCCTGGAAAATGGACTAGTGCTGTGGGTTCTTGGTTTCCGTCTTCGTCACAAGACGGTTGCTGCAGTATGGGTCCTCAATCTGGCGTTGTCAGACTTCCTAACCACACTAACCTTGCCGCTTTTCACTCATTACCTAGCGATGAACCACAGCTGGGAGTTGGGTGGTACTTTGTGTGCAGCCCAGGCctccatttttttcctcaacatGTTTGTTTCTGCCTTCCTGCTGGCTGTGATATCATTGGACCGTTGTTTAATGGTGACTAAGCCGGTTTGGACCCAGAACCATCGCACTGTGTCAGCAGCGTGGAAGATCTGCGGTCTAGGATGGGCTTGGGCTATGGTTAACGCAATTCCGTATTTTATGTTCCGTTCCGTAGTGGAAAAGAAGGATGGTCGCAAACTCTGCTATCACAATTTTGCACTCTATTCCTCTTTAAACGCACTACACAGAGACTGTAAGGTGCGTCAGGTTACCACGGCAGTGTCTAAAGTCTTGCTGGCATTTGTCGTACCTCTGACTGTCATCGCCGTCAGTTACACTTCTATTGTTCTTGAACTGCGAGCTCGCAGGAAGAGGCTTGAGCGTCAACGGCAGGGTGGGAGCAAAGGCAAACAGAGGTCCTTGAAATTGTTCCGCAGCCTGTCTTCATCAGACAGACAAAACAGAGTTCACCTCTCGGAAAGTTTTATGAAGATGGTCGTCTCAGTGATCGCAACCTTTATTCTCTGCTGGGTTCCCTACCACGTCTTCTGCTTGCTGGAGGTGATGGCTCAGTACAAGACAGAGATTGTGGAGCTTGTGGAGGTGTACTTACCTGTCGTGACAACTTTTACCTTCCTGAACTCTGTATTGAACCCAATTATCTACACGTTTAGCTGTCCGAACTTCTGCACTCGGATCCGCCAAAGTTTGGGGGCTCTTTTTGAGGGGCTGGTGGAGGAAGCCGGACCCATAGTATGGGTTACAGAAAGGATAAGGAGAAAAGATTCATTGTTCCCATCTTCACCCAACTCTCCCACCCCCACCAAAGTCACCCGCATTCAACAGGGCTTCATAAACCTCTCTGGTTTTAAAAACCGCCCCACAAATGAGGGAGAGAGGGATGACAAAATGTGA